The following coding sequences lie in one Paroedura picta isolate Pp20150507F chromosome 10, Ppicta_v3.0, whole genome shotgun sequence genomic window:
- the GUCY1A1 gene encoding guanylate cyclase soluble subunit alpha-1 isoform X2 translates to MLMPPCFCKDSTEFINQPYLLYSVQVKSAKPSLSPCKPQSSLVIPASMFCKTFPFHCMFDKDMAILQVGNGIRRLLNRREFQTKPNFEECFEILTPRINCTFSGIMTMLNMQFTIRVRRGDNILKKSTGVMDLKGQMIYLFESCTILFLGSPCVDRLEDFTGRGLYLSDIPIHNALRDVVLIGEQARAQDGLKKRLGKLKATLEQAHQALEEEKKKTVDLLCSIFPEEVARPLWQGQVVQAKKFNNVTMLFSDIVGFTAICSQCSPMQVITMLNELYTRFDYQCGELDVYKVETIGDAYCVAGGLHKESDTHAVQIALMALKMMELSDEVMSPHGEPIKMRIGLHSGSVFAGVVGVQMPRYCLFGNNVTLANKFESCSVARKINVSPTTYRLLKDYPGFVFTARSREELPPNFPSDIPGICYFLDAYLQGTNSKACFQKKDAEDGKTNFLGTPTGVD, encoded by the exons ATGCTGATGCCTCCCTGCTTCTGCAAAGACAGCACCGAGTTCATTAATCAGCCCTACTTGTTGTATTCAGTACAAGTCAAGAGTGCAAAACCATCCTTATCGCCTTGTAAGCCGCAGTCCTCTCTTGTGATTCCTGCTTCTATGTTCTGCAAGACTTTCCCATTTCACTGCATGTTTGACAAGGACATGGCTATTCTACAAGTTGGCAATGGTATAAGAAGACTGTTAAACAGGAGAGAATTTCAAACGAAGCCCAACTTCGAGGAGTGCTTTGAAATCCTGACCCCAAGAATAAACTGCACATTTAGTGGGATCATGACAATGCTGAACATGCAGTTTACTATAAGAGTGAGAAGAGGGGACAACATTCTTAAAAAGTCAACTGGA GTTATGGACCTTAAAGGACAAATGATCTACCTATTTGAATCCTGTACTATCTTGTTCTTGGGATCTCCCTGTGTTGACAGACTAGAAGATTTTACAGGACGTGGCTTATATCTTTCAGATATTCCAATTCATAATGCATTAAGGGATGTTGTTTTAATAGGAGAGCAGGCTAGAGCTCAAGATGGACTGAAGAAAAGGCTGGGGAAGCTCAAAGCTACCCTTGAACAGGCACACCAAGCCcttgaagaagagaaaaagaagacagTGGATCTTTTGTGTTCTATTTTTCCTGAGGAGGTTGCACGACCGCTGTGGCAGGGACAAGTTGTACAAGCCAAGAAATTTAATAATGTCACAATGCTTTTCTCTGACATTGTAGGGTTCACTGCAATCTGTTCCCAGTGCTCACCTATGCAGGTTATCACCATGCTTAATGAGCTGTACACGCGCTTTGATTACCAGTGTGGAGAGCTGGATGTCTACAAG GTAGAAACCATTGGGGATGCTTATTGTGTTGCGGGAGGCTTGCACAAAGAAAGTGACACCCATGCTGTTCAGATAGCACTAATGGCCCTGAAGATGATGGAGCTGTCAGATGAAGTGATGTCTCCACATGGAGAGCCCATCAAG ATGCGGATAGGCCTGCATTCTGGATCTGTCTTTGCTGGTGTTGTGGGTGTTCAAATGCCACGATATTGTCTATTTGGAAACAATGTAACACTTGCCAACAAATTTGAGTCTTGCAGTGTTGCAAGGAAAATAAATGTCAGCCCGACTACCTACAG GTTGCTAAAGGATTACCCAGGATTTGTGTTTACTGCTCGTTCAAGAGAGGAACTCCCTCCCAATTTTCCAAGTGATATTCCTGGGATCTGTTACTTTCTTGATGCTTATCTTCAAGGAACAAATTCAAAGGCCTGCTTTCAAAAGAAGGATGCTGAAGATGGGAAAACAAATTTCTTGGGGACACCAACAGGTGTAGATTAG